A single window of Rubripirellula lacrimiformis DNA harbors:
- a CDS encoding outer membrane protein assembly factor BamB family protein, translated as MAKVSSAVVPACFCAKPPLGWMVLFVSIITAASVPAPDASGQDWLAWRGPHNNGTVDQGGLIERFNPRGGPDSGVVWKSEQGAGISTPVAMNGRLFTITRHQPGTPTEAEKVVCLDAESGQLVWENVTNVFLSDVPAERVGWSHVAADKQTDSVFAMGACCLLKCIDADTGDTRWSRSLSEEFGMLSTYGGRTNTPVIFDDLVIISGVTTGWGDDAQPAHRFLAFDKISGELIWKTATRTFPEDTTYSTPVFGVVAGKGVMVSGSGDGSLYVFDPRTGARLGSVQVSRRGVNTSPVISDDGRVFIAHGEENPTGTLMGAVVGVDLDGLASGSTGSELWRTEELIVGKSSPLLVGDRLYVVEDSSRLHVLDADTGTEIGEPLKLGTSMRGSLIFADGKIYACTATGYFYVLRPSTDGVEVVSKTRLPKGHDVGGSPIVAFGRIYLPTTGGIFCLATEAAANVSPDSADGPAANESAANESAANEAAVDEAAVDEATPVASDLEVTQWQIVPAEAIVQPGQHMVLRLIGYNSAGRAVRESQPSVQWTVDGDGAIDENGNLTVGDSSHHSALTIKAVVGDAVATARYRIIPALPWNFDFIDGQVPITWIGARYRHEARQIDGNHAIVKITTIPKGTRSQTWFGSPEMSDYTVTADVQAAAGNAKLPDIGLIAQRYTMDLMGESQQLQIRTWSAQLRMAKSVPFQWTAGTWYRLKFRAANEDGKAVLRAKVWQRDSDEPEKWTLVATDDSPNLTGSPGLFGNSTNAEIVIGNVAVDSNAGER; from the coding sequence ATGGCAAAAGTGAGCTCGGCGGTTGTGCCCGCTTGCTTCTGTGCCAAGCCGCCCCTTGGCTGGATGGTTCTATTCGTTTCGATCATCACGGCGGCGAGTGTTCCCGCACCGGATGCGAGTGGCCAAGATTGGTTGGCGTGGCGCGGTCCACACAACAACGGCACGGTGGACCAAGGTGGTTTGATCGAACGATTCAATCCACGTGGGGGACCCGACAGCGGCGTCGTTTGGAAAAGCGAACAAGGGGCGGGAATCTCGACTCCTGTTGCGATGAACGGTCGCCTATTCACGATCACTCGCCATCAGCCGGGAACGCCGACCGAGGCCGAGAAGGTGGTGTGCTTGGATGCCGAATCGGGCCAACTTGTATGGGAGAATGTCACCAATGTCTTTCTGTCGGATGTGCCGGCTGAACGCGTCGGCTGGTCCCATGTTGCCGCCGACAAACAGACCGATTCAGTCTTTGCGATGGGCGCGTGCTGCTTGCTAAAGTGCATCGACGCGGACACCGGTGACACGCGGTGGAGTCGATCGCTGAGCGAAGAATTTGGGATGCTTAGCACCTACGGTGGCCGAACCAATACGCCGGTGATCTTCGATGATCTGGTGATCATCAGCGGGGTGACGACGGGCTGGGGCGATGACGCGCAGCCGGCGCATCGATTCTTAGCGTTCGATAAAATCAGCGGCGAATTGATTTGGAAGACTGCCACCCGCACGTTCCCCGAGGACACCACCTACAGCACGCCTGTGTTCGGTGTCGTCGCGGGGAAGGGTGTGATGGTATCGGGCTCGGGAGACGGTTCGCTATACGTGTTCGATCCGCGAACCGGCGCTCGCTTGGGCAGTGTCCAAGTTTCGCGCCGCGGCGTGAACACGTCGCCTGTGATCTCCGATGACGGTCGCGTCTTCATTGCACATGGCGAGGAGAACCCGACCGGTACGTTGATGGGCGCGGTCGTGGGTGTCGATCTGGACGGATTGGCGTCGGGATCGACTGGATCGGAACTATGGCGGACCGAAGAATTGATTGTCGGCAAGAGTTCGCCGCTGTTGGTGGGTGATCGATTGTATGTAGTGGAGGACTCGTCTCGGCTGCACGTTCTTGACGCCGATACCGGCACCGAGATCGGTGAACCGTTGAAACTGGGCACATCGATGCGAGGCAGCTTGATCTTTGCCGACGGTAAGATCTACGCGTGCACCGCCACGGGTTACTTCTATGTCTTGCGCCCGTCGACCGATGGCGTGGAAGTGGTTTCCAAGACGCGATTGCCCAAAGGACATGACGTCGGTGGATCACCAATCGTGGCCTTCGGGCGAATCTATTTGCCAACCACCGGCGGAATCTTCTGTTTGGCAACCGAGGCGGCGGCGAACGTTTCGCCAGATTCGGCGGATGGCCCAGCTGCTAATGAATCAGCTGCTAATGAATCAGCTGCTAATGAAGCGGCCGTCGACGAAGCGGCCGTCGACGAAGCTACCCCAGTCGCATCCGATTTGGAGGTGACGCAGTGGCAGATCGTTCCGGCCGAAGCGATCGTGCAGCCCGGGCAGCACATGGTCCTGCGTCTGATTGGTTACAACTCGGCTGGGCGAGCGGTCCGCGAATCCCAACCATCGGTTCAGTGGACCGTCGACGGGGATGGAGCGATCGATGAAAACGGGAATTTGACGGTCGGCGATTCATCCCACCACTCTGCGTTGACGATCAAGGCCGTCGTCGGGGATGCAGTGGCCACTGCCCGCTATCGGATCATCCCTGCCCTGCCCTGGAATTTCGATTTCATCGACGGGCAAGTTCCGATCACGTGGATCGGGGCCCGCTATCGGCACGAGGCTCGCCAGATCGACGGAAATCACGCGATCGTGAAGATCACCACGATTCCCAAGGGAACACGGAGCCAGACTTGGTTCGGATCACCCGAAATGAGCGACTACACGGTCACCGCCGATGTTCAGGCGGCCGCTGGCAACGCCAAGTTGCCGGACATCGGATTGATCGCCCAACGCTACACGATGGACTTGATGGGGGAATCCCAACAGCTGCAGATCCGGACCTGGTCGGCTCAGCTGCGAATGGCGAAGAGCGTTCCCTTTCAATGGACCGCGGGAACGTGGTATCGGTTGAAGTTTCGTGC